In a genomic window of Cyanobacteria bacterium GSL.Bin1:
- a CDS encoding efflux RND transporter periplasmic adaptor subunit, which produces MTVQNVSILIAKKSKPFLGILLLSSVLIPGLIGCGERLDSSAQAQPENSSEETSLPNVQSAIAQVKSLNSALIVKGDTAPQQVVSLRSQAEGRLQELTVDVGDRVDKGQVLAQLNDNLLQTNIAEAEAELASRLAEVKQARNQVKNAQIQLEQAQAEAEQAQADAQRLKNLAEQGAIAKQEAEVAQTEATVAQKQVRAAREQIQIEQDAVATAQEQVRVQRSIIDQAQERLSYSTLKSPIAGVVLERVTDPGNLIQPGDEVLTIGDFQTVKVRVLVSELALGKIRQGQSVQVKLDAFPNESYQGTVNRISPAANQETRQVPVEVTLPNPEGRIGSGLLARVSFPPQGSEQVVIPERALQEETENNTATVFTLNRTMEPPIVEAQTVQLGDRANNEVEILSGLAPETAYIVRSSRPLKSGEAVQLSALSSTNTQ; this is translated from the coding sequence ATGACTGTTCAAAATGTCTCGATTCTAATTGCTAAAAAAAGTAAGCCCTTTCTAGGAATACTGTTACTCAGTAGTGTGCTCATTCCTGGTTTGATCGGATGCGGAGAGCGGTTGGATTCGTCGGCACAAGCCCAACCGGAAAATAGCAGTGAGGAAACTTCACTACCTAATGTTCAAAGCGCGATCGCGCAAGTCAAATCTCTCAACTCTGCCTTAATCGTAAAAGGAGATACAGCTCCGCAGCAAGTAGTGTCCTTACGGTCACAAGCAGAAGGACGGCTGCAAGAGTTAACGGTTGATGTTGGGGATAGGGTGGACAAGGGACAGGTTTTAGCCCAACTGAATGATAATCTTCTCCAAACCAACATCGCAGAAGCCGAAGCCGAACTAGCAAGCCGTCTTGCGGAAGTGAAGCAAGCGCGCAATCAAGTTAAAAATGCCCAAATTCAACTCGAACAAGCCCAAGCTGAAGCCGAACAAGCCCAAGCCGATGCTCAACGCTTAAAAAATCTTGCTGAACAAGGCGCAATTGCCAAGCAAGAGGCAGAAGTGGCGCAAACAGAAGCAACGGTTGCTCAAAAACAAGTCCGTGCCGCACGAGAACAAATCCAGATTGAACAAGATGCAGTGGCAACGGCTCAAGAACAAGTGCGGGTGCAACGTTCCATTATTGACCAAGCCCAAGAGCGTCTCTCTTACAGTACGCTGAAATCTCCTATTGCAGGGGTCGTTTTAGAGCGAGTTACTGATCCGGGAAACTTAATTCAACCGGGAGATGAAGTGCTCACAATTGGCGATTTTCAAACGGTAAAAGTGAGAGTTCTAGTGTCTGAACTGGCGTTAGGGAAAATTCGTCAAGGACAATCGGTGCAGGTGAAACTGGATGCCTTTCCGAATGAGTCTTATCAGGGAACGGTAAACCGCATTTCTCCGGCTGCCAACCAGGAAACACGGCAAGTGCCGGTAGAAGTAACACTACCCAACCCAGAAGGACGCATTGGCAGTGGTTTGCTTGCTAGAGTGTCTTTCCCGCCCCAAGGCAGCGAACAAGTGGTGATTCCTGAAAGGGCATTACAAGAGGAAACGGAAAATAACACAGCAACGGTATTTACCTTGAATCGAACAATGGAACCGCCAATCGTAGAAGCGCAAACTGTGCAACTCGGCGATCGCGCCAACAACGAAGTAGAAATTCTCTCAGGATTAGCGCCAGAAACAGCTTATATTGTTCGTAGTAGTCGTCCGCTTAAATCTGGGGAAGCAGTGCAATTGAGTGCCCTTTCCTCAACCAATACTCAATAA
- a CDS encoding DNA phosphorothioation system restriction enzyme: MIEIKPAINWEALAVAYEQRHRQQQVREGRGQYQFRRDGAPSLPSTLVLRNYQTQAVVSWFRQRGRGMLKMATGSGKTITALAITTELYEKISLQVLLVVCPYRHLVTQWARECQQFNLQPVLAFESVEQWQRDLSNQLYHLNKGTQAFLTIITTNAMLMTEGFQSQLNYLPEKTLIVGDEAHHLGAPRLLASLPSQIGLRLGLSATPERYFDETGTDAVFEYFGKTLTPQFTLADAIAQGALVPYAYHPLFVELTAAEALAYAKLTQRIGWALADNPNVQTNETLTSLLMQRSRLVGTAENKLPTLARLMSTRLNTSHTLFYCGEGTMETVSHGIHRQVAAVTRLLGNELGFRVHRYTAQTPMKEREKLRFQLEQGELQGLVAIHCLDEGVDIPAVRHAVILASTSNPRQFIQRRGRVLRPHPGKTEATIFDMIVIPPQLDRDTWEVERKLLRKELKRFLEFAKLANNAEAASQKLLALQEQYQLQL, from the coding sequence ATGATTGAAATTAAACCAGCGATTAACTGGGAAGCCCTAGCAGTTGCTTACGAACAGCGCCACCGTCAGCAGCAAGTTAGGGAAGGTAGAGGACAGTATCAGTTTCGACGCGATGGGGCACCTTCTCTTCCTTCTACTTTAGTTTTAAGAAACTATCAAACCCAAGCTGTGGTCAGTTGGTTTCGTCAGCGGGGACGAGGAATGCTGAAAATGGCAACGGGAAGTGGCAAAACGATTACGGCCCTTGCCATTACCACCGAACTCTATGAGAAGATTAGCTTACAAGTTTTATTAGTGGTGTGTCCCTATCGTCATCTGGTCACGCAATGGGCACGGGAATGTCAACAGTTTAATTTGCAACCGGTTTTAGCGTTTGAAAGTGTTGAACAGTGGCAACGGGACTTATCCAATCAGCTTTATCATCTTAATAAGGGAACGCAGGCGTTTTTAACAATTATTACGACGAACGCCATGCTGATGACAGAAGGCTTTCAATCTCAACTTAATTATTTGCCGGAAAAAACTTTAATTGTTGGTGATGAAGCACATCATTTAGGAGCACCCCGCTTACTCGCCAGTTTACCTTCCCAGATTGGCTTACGCTTGGGATTATCGGCCACGCCAGAGCGGTATTTTGATGAAACGGGAACGGATGCTGTGTTTGAGTACTTTGGCAAGACCTTAACTCCACAGTTTACCCTTGCCGACGCGATCGCGCAAGGCGCGTTAGTGCCCTATGCTTACCATCCGCTGTTTGTGGAATTAACGGCGGCAGAAGCCCTAGCTTATGCAAAATTAACCCAACGCATTGGCTGGGCATTAGCTGACAATCCGAATGTCCAAACTAATGAAACACTCACATCACTGCTGATGCAGCGATCGCGCTTAGTGGGAACTGCCGAAAATAAACTGCCCACTCTCGCCCGTTTAATGTCCACCCGCTTAAACACCAGCCACACCCTATTCTATTGCGGAGAGGGCACGATGGAAACAGTTTCTCATGGCATTCATCGCCAGGTCGCTGCTGTAACCCGTTTACTTGGCAATGAACTAGGCTTTCGGGTGCATCGCTATACGGCCCAAACTCCGATGAAAGAACGAGAAAAGTTGCGTTTCCAGCTTGAACAAGGCGAACTACAAGGCTTAGTTGCCATTCACTGTTTAGACGAAGGAGTCGATATTCCTGCCGTGCGTCATGCCGTTATTCTCGCTAGCACGAGTAATCCCCGCCAATTTATCCAGCGGCGAGGGAGAGTCTTACGCCCTCATCCCGGAAAAACGGAAGCCACGATCTTTGATATGATTGTAATTCCGCCGCAGCTCGATCGCGACACCTGGGAAGTGGAACGGAAGTTATTACGTAAAGAATTAAAACGCTTTCTCGAATTTGCCAAACTCGCTAATAATGCTGAAGCCGCCAGTCAAAAATTACTGGCTTTACAAGAACAATATCAACTGCAACTTTAG
- the recG gene encoding ATP-dependent DNA helicase RecG, with protein MTDTSSLDWERLHKALAVEAKAGYSDIVGKQYRFSEFLCLTFGKVPPQATREQKQRWQALAQAFAHYGEKDHAERQQLVVKASRLLKDVQQGKQPESSPQPQVKPKTPVTPGSHYLEPEQPLTEAPGIGRSYTKSLYRLGLETVRDVLFYYPREHIDYARQVNIKDLAAGETVTIVGIVKSCNCFTSPKNKKLSIFQLTLKDRTGEVKLSRFFAGTRFTHRGWQEKQKKLYPKSAIVAASGLVKKNKYGITLDNPEIELLDSPGGEIDSVKIGRVLPVYPLTEGVSADVIRKAVMTVLPAAQKLKDPLPSHLRQQYGFLSLPEAVSNLHFPSDHDTLAHARRRLIFDEFFFLQLGFLTRRQQQKETQQSVILNPTGKLIDQFKAVLPFQLTNAQQRVVSDILQDLNSETPMNRLVQGDVGSGKTVVAVFAILAAIQSGYQAALMAPTEVLAEQHYRKLVGWFNLLHLPVELLTGSTKTAKRREIHQQLETGELPLLVGTHALIQDPVNFQRLGLVVIDEQHRFGVQQRARLLDKGHSPHVLSMTATPIPRTLALTLHGDLDVSQIDELPPGRQDIQTTALSGKDRRQAYELIRREIAQGRQAYIVLPLVEESEKLDVRSAIEEQKKLQDSIFPEFKVGLLHGRMSSPEKDEALKAFRDNETQVIVSTTVIEVGVDVSNATVMLIENAERFGLSQLHQLRGRVGRGEYKSYCILISGSKTDTAKQRLGVLEQSRDGFFISEMDMRFRGPGEVLGKRQSGLPDFALASLVEDQEVLVLAREAAEKLIFTDQNLEDYPRLKKELERRYLKLMGGTILA; from the coding sequence CCCAAGCAACCCGCGAACAAAAACAGCGCTGGCAAGCCCTAGCTCAAGCCTTTGCCCATTATGGGGAAAAAGACCATGCCGAACGTCAGCAATTGGTGGTGAAAGCCAGTCGTCTGCTCAAAGATGTCCAGCAGGGAAAACAACCTGAATCTTCTCCCCAACCGCAAGTGAAGCCGAAAACACCGGTTACTCCCGGCAGTCATTATCTCGAACCCGAACAACCCCTCACTGAAGCCCCTGGCATTGGCAGAAGTTACACCAAAAGTCTCTATCGTCTGGGATTGGAAACTGTAAGAGATGTCTTGTTTTATTATCCCCGAGAACACATTGATTATGCCCGGCAAGTCAATATTAAAGATTTAGCGGCAGGAGAAACGGTGACGATTGTGGGGATAGTGAAAAGTTGCAATTGTTTTACCAGTCCGAAAAATAAAAAACTGAGTATTTTTCAACTGACGCTTAAAGACCGCACCGGAGAAGTAAAGTTGAGTCGGTTTTTTGCCGGAACTCGCTTTACCCATCGCGGTTGGCAAGAGAAACAAAAGAAATTATATCCCAAGAGCGCGATCGTGGCAGCATCTGGGCTCGTGAAAAAAAATAAATATGGGATTACCCTCGATAACCCCGAAATTGAACTCTTAGACTCTCCCGGTGGGGAAATTGACTCCGTGAAGATTGGGCGGGTTTTACCGGTCTATCCTCTCACCGAAGGCGTCTCCGCTGATGTGATCCGTAAAGCAGTGATGACCGTTTTACCTGCAGCCCAAAAACTTAAAGATCCCCTCCCCTCTCACCTGCGTCAACAGTATGGCTTCCTGTCCCTACCGGAAGCCGTGAGTAACCTCCACTTTCCCTCGGATCATGATACCCTCGCCCACGCCAGACGGCGCTTAATTTTCGATGAATTCTTCTTCTTGCAACTGGGCTTTCTCACTCGCCGTCAGCAGCAAAAAGAGACGCAGCAAAGTGTTATCCTTAACCCTACCGGCAAACTCATTGACCAATTTAAGGCAGTTCTGCCCTTTCAACTCACCAACGCCCAGCAGCGAGTCGTTAGTGATATTCTCCAAGACTTGAATTCCGAAACTCCCATGAACCGGCTGGTACAAGGTGATGTCGGGTCAGGGAAAACCGTGGTAGCTGTTTTTGCGATTCTTGCCGCGATTCAGTCGGGATATCAAGCGGCGTTAATGGCACCAACCGAAGTTCTCGCCGAACAACATTATCGCAAACTGGTCGGTTGGTTTAACTTACTGCATCTACCCGTCGAACTGCTCACCGGATCAACAAAAACCGCAAAACGACGGGAAATTCATCAACAGCTAGAAACCGGGGAACTCCCTCTCCTTGTGGGAACTCATGCCTTGATTCAAGATCCGGTGAACTTCCAGCGGTTAGGGTTAGTGGTCATCGACGAACAACATCGCTTTGGGGTGCAACAGCGCGCGCGATTATTAGATAAAGGTCATTCTCCCCATGTCCTGAGTATGACCGCAACCCCCATTCCTCGCACTCTTGCCTTAACCCTGCATGGCGATTTAGATGTCTCTCAAATTGATGAACTGCCCCCCGGACGACAAGACATTCAAACCACAGCTTTATCAGGAAAAGACCGTCGTCAGGCGTATGAGTTAATTCGGCGAGAAATTGCCCAAGGAAGACAGGCATATATTGTCTTACCCTTAGTCGAAGAATCAGAAAAATTAGATGTTCGTTCCGCCATTGAAGAACAGAAAAAACTCCAAGATAGCATTTTTCCCGAGTTTAAAGTGGGTTTGCTCCATGGGCGGATGAGTTCCCCAGAAAAAGATGAGGCGCTGAAGGCCTTTCGGGATAATGAAACGCAAGTGATTGTTTCCACCACCGTCATTGAAGTGGGAGTGGATGTTTCCAACGCCACCGTGATGCTGATTGAAAACGCAGAACGCTTTGGCTTATCGCAACTGCACCAACTGCGCGGAAGAGTGGGACGGGGAGAATATAAGTCTTACTGTATTTTAATCAGTGGCTCCAAAACCGATACAGCGAAACAACGCTTAGGGGTGTTAGAACAATCGCGGGATGGCTTTTTCATTTCCGAGATGGATATGCGTTTTCGTGGACCTGGGGAAGTATTAGGAAAAAGGCAATCAGGCTTGCCAGATTTTGCTTTGGCGAGTTTAGTCGAAGATCAAGAAGTGTTAGTCTTAGCCCGAGAAGCAGCAGAGAAACTCATTTTTACCGATCAAAATTTAGAGGACTATCCTCGTTTGAAGAAAGAATTAGAACGGCGCTATTTGAAGTTAATGGGCGGTACAATTTTGGCTTAG